The following are encoded together in the Phaseolus vulgaris cultivar G19833 chromosome 9, P. vulgaris v2.0, whole genome shotgun sequence genome:
- the LOC137821060 gene encoding adenine/guanine permease AZG1, whose amino-acid sequence MEMEPQRPPLPHHHAHIDSLSRLNQYVAKTRLGKWFKLSQRNSTFTTELRAGTATFLTMAYILAVNASILADSGGTCSVSDCLPLCSDPSVPLAACNGSSLRVLHPDQSCKFDPVNPGYAACLENTRKDLIVATIASSLIGCFIMGTFANLPLGLAPGMGSNAYFAYTVVGFHGSGNISYQSALAAVFIEGIFFLLISAIGLRAKLAKLVPKPVRISSSAGIGLFLAFIGLQNNQGIGLIGYSPSTLLTLGACPSSSRASLAPVITAVNSTVSLLPGGTVSGDILCLRDRMESPTLWLGLVGFVIIAYCLVKNVKGAMIYGIVFVTVVSWFRNTKVTAFPNTDAGNSAHEYFKKVVDVHAIKSTAGALSFKSIGKGYFWEAVVTFLYVDILDTTGTLYSMARFAGFTDDKGGFEGQYFAFMSDATSIVVGSLLGTSPVTAFIESSTGIREGGRTGITALTVAAYFFLAFFFTPLLASIPAWAVGPPLILVGVLMMRSVVEIDWEDMREAIPAFVTLILMPLTYSIAYGLIGGIGTYVVLNLWDWGREILGHFGVAKTTRVPSDDDGNPHQPEGVNGVLQNQHSPQNPTAKALQLEP is encoded by the coding sequence ATGGAAATGGAGCCTCAAAGGCCCCCACTTCCACACCACCACGCCCACATCGACTCTCTCTCGCGCCTAAACCAATACGTCGCCAAAACCAGACTAGGAAAATGGTTCAAGCTCTCCCAACGTAACTCCACCTTCACCACCGAGCTCCGCGCCGGCACCGCCACCTTCCTCACCATGGCCTATATCCTCGCCGTCAACGCCTCCATCCTCGCCGACTCCGGCGGCACCTGTTCTGTCTCCGACTGCCTTCCCCTCTGCTCCGATCCCTCCGTCCCTCTCGCAGCCTGCAACGGTTCCTCCCTCCGCGTCCTCCACCCGGACCAGTCATGCAAGTTCGATCCGGTTAACCCAGGTTACGCAGCGTGCCTTGAAAACACGCGCAAGGACTTGATCGTCGCCACTATAGCCTCTTCTCTCATTGGCTGCTTCATCATGGGCACCTTTGCCAACCTCCCTCTGGGCCTCGCCCCTGGCATGGGCTCTAACGCCTACTTCGCCTACACCGTCGTCGGCTTCCACGGCTCCGGCAACATCTCCTACCAGAGCGCACTCGCCGCAGTCTTCATCGAAGGaatcttcttcctcctcatctCCGCAATCGGTCTTCGCGCTAAACTCGCCAAACTCGTCCCCAAGCCCGTGAGAATCAGCTCCTCTGCGGGAATTGGGCTTTTCCTCGCCTTTATCGGGCTTCAAAACAACCAAGGAATCGGGCTCATCGGGTACAGCCCATCCACACTGCTCACCCTCGGTGCCTGCCCATCCTCCTCAAGGGCCTCCCTCGCGCCCGTTATAACAGCCGTTAACAGCACTGTCAGTTTGCTACCCGGCGGAACAGTCTCGGGCGATATCCTCTGCCTTCGCGACAGAATGGAAAGCCCCACGCTCTGGCTGGGCCTGGTGGGCTTCGTCATCATCGCCTACTGTCTCGTGAAGAATGTCAAAGGCGCCATGATATACGGCATCGTCTTCGTCACCGTGGTGTCCTGGTTCCGCAACACCAAAGTCACCGCTTTTCCCAACACCGACGCGGGTAACTCTGCCCACGAGTACTTCAAGAAGGTGGTGGATGTTCACGCGATAAAGAGCACGGCGGGGGCGCTTAGCTTCAAGAGCATAGGCAAAGGGTATTTCTGGGAGGCCGTGGTGACGTTCTTGTACGTCGACATTCTCGACACCACCGGAACGTTGTACTCCATGGCGCGCTTCGCCGGCTTCACCGACGACAAGGGGGGTTTCGAGGGACAGTACTTCGCGTTCATGTCCGACGCCACGTCGATCGTGGTGGGGTCCTTGCTAGGGACCTCCCCCGTGACGGCGTTCATTGAGTCGTCGACGGGGATCCGGGAGGGTGGGCGGACGGGAATCACAGCGCTGACGGTGGCGGCGTATTTCTTTCTGGCGTTCTTCTTCACGCCGCTGCTGGCGTCGATTCCGGCGTGGGCGGTGGGGCCGCCGTTGATTCTGGTGGGGGTGTTGATGATGAGATCGGTGGTGGAGATTGATTGGGAGGACATGAGGGAGGCAATACCGGCGTTCGTGACGCTGATTCTGATGCCGTTGACGTATTCGATCGCGTATGGACTGATCGGTGGGATTGGGACTTACGTTGTGTTGAACCTTTGGGATTGGGGTAGAGAGATTttgggtcactttggggttgccAAAACAACAAGGGTGCCATCAGATGATGATGGGAATCCTCATCAACCTGAGGGGGTCAATGGTGTCCTACAAAATCAACATTCTCCACAAAATCCAACTGCTAAAGCACTTCAACTAGAGCCTTAG